From one Candidatus Saccharimonadales bacterium genomic stretch:
- a CDS encoding PHP domain-containing protein, with protein MLKIDLHTHSAGSADGSLTAADYAAAISGGLNYVAITDHNDVATAQAIKQQLGKPIIVGEEIMTDSGEIIGLFLSSKIEPFQSLSATVKAIKDQQALVYVPHPFDKLRRAGLSQSSLESIAADIDIIEIKNGRSLLPLHGSLAARLGRRHGWSPAASSDAHGPKGLGRT; from the coding sequence ATGCTAAAAATTGACCTGCACACACACTCCGCAGGTTCAGCCGATGGGAGCCTGACCGCGGCCGATTACGCCGCCGCCATTTCAGGCGGCCTTAATTACGTAGCTATTACCGACCATAATGACGTGGCCACCGCCCAAGCCATTAAGCAGCAGCTGGGCAAGCCTATCATCGTTGGCGAAGAAATCATGACCGACTCCGGGGAAATTATCGGCTTATTTTTAAGCTCTAAAATCGAGCCTTTTCAGTCGCTCAGCGCAACCGTCAAAGCCATTAAGGATCAGCAGGCCTTGGTCTACGTGCCGCACCCCTTCGATAAGCTGCGGCGGGCCGGTTTGAGCCAGTCATCGCTTGAATCCATCGCGGCTGATATCGACATTATCGAGATCAAAAATGGTCGGAGTCTGCTGCCGTTACATGGCTCCCTGGCCGCCCGCTTAGGCCGCCGCCACGGCTGGAGTCCGGCCGCTAGCAGCGATGCCCACGGGCCGAAGGGTTTGGGCCGAAC
- a CDS encoding CDP-alcohol phosphatidyltransferase family protein: MDAIHKARGLIRAWLTHVARFINQFSGGRISAAHITLFSVAAHVLVAWALIESQLWLSAGLLAAFGLLDAVDGALARLQNKASELGIVLDATADRIKETIVYAGIVVYLAGNYDPPVLIWAVLALGLSITLSYIKAKGEAVIASSSPEEIDAQALNRFIGGDSLMQFDIRMAVLVAGFLLDAVLGATIVIGLGSLGSILSRYNELKRLL, translated from the coding sequence ATGGATGCAATACATAAGGCCCGCGGCCTTATACGCGCGTGGTTGACGCACGTCGCCCGTTTTATCAATCAGTTCAGCGGCGGTCGTATCTCCGCGGCCCATATAACGCTGTTCAGCGTCGCTGCCCACGTGTTGGTCGCCTGGGCCTTAATCGAGTCGCAACTTTGGTTGTCGGCTGGCTTGCTAGCAGCCTTTGGCTTGTTGGACGCGGTTGATGGCGCTTTGGCCAGACTGCAGAACAAGGCTAGTGAACTTGGCATCGTACTCGACGCCACGGCCGACAGAATCAAAGAAACCATTGTCTACGCCGGAATCGTGGTCTACCTAGCCGGTAACTACGACCCACCCGTGCTTATCTGGGCGGTACTGGCGCTGGGATTATCTATCACACTCAGTTATATCAAGGCCAAGGGCGAGGCCGTTATCGCCAGCAGTAGCCCCGAAGAAATCGATGCGCAAGCTCTCAACCGGTTTATTGGCGGTGACTCGTTGATGCAGTTCGACATCCGGATGGCGGTGCTGGTAGCCGGTTTTTTACTGGACGCTGTCTTGGGAGCCACGATTGTTATCGGTTTGGGCTCGTTGGGCTCGATCTTGAGCCGTTATAACGAACTTAAACGACTGCTGTAA
- a CDS encoding alpha/beta hydrolase: protein MSKRRIRPINIAGLNGRVLQLESANSAKQIVLIYGVHSSIERMYSTAEFLSDYGRVTLPDLPGIGGMDSFYKIGRKASLDNYADYLYTFLLSAKLTKSITIMAMSFGFIVVTRMLQRHPDAQVWVKDLISFVGFGRAADFADDYKAKKMLPLCRLLSTRSGGWAVKKIVFNPLSLQLMFRIFGLFNPKYQHAMATRPAESRKMEQDLWSRNDARTRFAIYVIFFTFDLTRFRPPINLTVYDMTTKTDQYFDPARVRLSLSQLYVKSISYEANMALHAPSIIGDKADVSRIFSAEVKSLLAR from the coding sequence ATGAGCAAACGACGGATTCGCCCAATCAACATAGCCGGTTTAAACGGCCGGGTGCTGCAGCTTGAATCGGCTAACTCGGCTAAACAGATAGTCTTGATATACGGTGTTCACTCGTCGATTGAGCGGATGTATTCGACTGCCGAATTTTTAAGTGATTACGGCCGGGTAACGCTGCCCGATTTACCGGGTATCGGGGGGATGGATAGTTTTTACAAAATCGGCCGCAAAGCGTCGCTCGATAACTACGCCGATTATCTTTACACTTTCTTGCTCAGTGCCAAGTTGACTAAATCAATCACGATCATGGCTATGTCATTTGGTTTTATCGTCGTTACCCGCATGTTGCAGCGGCACCCGGATGCCCAGGTTTGGGTCAAGGATTTAATAAGCTTTGTGGGCTTTGGCCGGGCCGCCGATTTTGCCGATGATTACAAAGCCAAAAAAATGCTGCCGTTATGCCGGCTGCTGAGTACTCGGTCCGGCGGCTGGGCGGTAAAGAAAATAGTATTTAACCCATTAAGTCTGCAGCTGATGTTTCGTATCTTTGGGTTGTTTAATCCGAAATATCAGCACGCCATGGCGACCAGACCGGCGGAAAGTCGAAAAATGGAGCAGGATTTATGGAGTCGCAACGACGCCCGGACTCGGTTCGCTATTTATGTCATTTTCTTCACCTTTGACTTGACCCGCTTTAGACCGCCGATTAACCTGACGGTTTACGACATGACCACTAAGACTGACCAATACTTTGACCCGGCTCGGGTCCGCCTGAGCTTGAGCCAGCTTTACGTCAAATCGATCAGTTACGAGGCGAATATGGCCTTGCACGCGCCGAGTATCATCGGTGACAAGGCCGATGTTAGTCGAATCTTCTCGGCCGAAGTAAAATCGCTTTTGGCCCGCTAG
- a CDS encoding glycosyltransferase family 4 protein yields MKIGIVCPYNLFRHGGVQETVFAHQRVLRARGHQVKIISPRPLSFEGKPPRDVILVGLSTDLNYPFKTKADVSIKIGLAELKTLLDNEHFDILHFHEPWVPLFPRQLLNMSSSINVGTFHAKWPERLIYRTFGKAIRPYARSIANDLDYIVAASVPASYYINELLETSVPVIYNGIDLKLYNPTKVRPLKKYADDRKLILYINRLEKRKGPDLLLKAYRELVRTEPDVRLVIASDGDMRDKLEAYALKYQLPGVEFLGFVSQATKIRLYKSADVYCAPSPYGEGFGIVLLEAMAMQVPYVAGDNVGYRLASGARANNYLVDPTDTKKFARQLKTMLTDQTARASYKKWSRAQAAKHDYESIVSQYEQVYKALVNEHAKKT; encoded by the coding sequence ATGAAAATCGGGATTGTTTGCCCCTATAATCTGTTCCGGCACGGCGGCGTACAGGAAACGGTTTTTGCCCACCAGCGGGTTTTGCGGGCTCGGGGCCACCAAGTCAAGATTATCTCGCCGAGACCGCTCAGTTTTGAAGGCAAACCGCCAAGAGATGTCATATTAGTTGGCTTGTCGACTGATTTGAATTATCCGTTTAAAACTAAAGCTGACGTGTCGATTAAGATCGGCCTGGCCGAGCTTAAAACTTTGCTCGACAACGAACACTTCGACATCCTCCACTTTCATGAACCGTGGGTGCCGCTCTTCCCGCGCCAGCTGCTGAATATGTCGTCGTCGATAAATGTCGGCACGTTTCATGCCAAGTGGCCAGAGAGGCTAATCTATAGGACTTTTGGCAAGGCCATAAGGCCGTACGCCCGCTCGATTGCCAATGATTTGGATTATATCGTGGCCGCCAGCGTTCCGGCCTCCTATTATATCAACGAGTTGCTGGAGACCAGCGTACCGGTCATCTATAACGGCATTGACTTAAAACTTTATAACCCGACTAAAGTCCGTCCGCTCAAGAAATATGCCGACGATCGTAAACTGATTCTTTACATTAACCGGCTGGAAAAACGTAAAGGTCCTGACCTGCTGCTTAAGGCCTACCGCGAACTGGTGCGAACCGAGCCGGACGTCCGCTTGGTTATTGCCAGCGACGGCGATATGCGCGATAAGCTGGAGGCCTACGCTTTAAAATACCAGCTGCCGGGTGTTGAGTTTCTGGGCTTTGTCAGCCAAGCTACTAAGATCCGCCTATATAAGTCGGCCGATGTCTATTGTGCCCCTTCACCTTATGGCGAGGGCTTTGGTATTGTTCTGCTCGAAGCCATGGCCATGCAGGTGCCATATGTGGCTGGTGATAACGTCGGCTATCGTTTGGCCTCCGGTGCCCGGGCCAATAACTATCTGGTCGACCCCACCGATACAAAAAAATTTGCCCGCCAATTGAAGACCATGCTGACCGATCAAACGGCGCGGGCTAGTTACAAAAAATGGTCGCGCGCCCAGGCGGCCAAGCACGACTACGAATCAATCGTGTCCCAGTACGAGCAGGTTTATAAAGCGCTGGTGAATGAGCATGCCAAAAAAACTTAA
- a CDS encoding glycosyltransferase family 4 protein has product MSMPKKLKIAIVFDDSLDRPDGVQQQIKLFGTWLASQGHRLNYLVGQTKIKTIAGQPVHSLSRNFRVSANQNTLSLPRRVAAERVTAILEREHFDVMYVMLPFGPLLGLTAVKAAQRAGIPLVGTWHTHPASPWQAAGSSLYGWFIRRWLQHFKATTSVSEPTRRYVRQRFGVDSLVLPNFIDIVKFRAGRPRAELRNSAATIMFFNRLNRRKGPQYLIAAAARLAARTDVKFNLVICGQGPLENQLRSQVATLELADRTRFTGFVPEADKADYLASADVVVQPATGGEAFGLVLLESMAAGAVTLGGNNPGFSSVLGGRPQLLFNPSDDVALADKLEQILINPAEKDAIIRWQTHQLAQYDIEVVGPRLLAILITATNKA; this is encoded by the coding sequence ATGAGCATGCCAAAAAAACTTAAAATCGCCATTGTCTTCGACGATAGTCTAGACCGGCCCGACGGCGTGCAACAACAAATCAAACTGTTTGGAACTTGGCTGGCCAGCCAAGGTCACCGACTGAATTATTTGGTGGGCCAAACGAAAATCAAGACAATCGCCGGCCAACCGGTGCATAGTTTAAGTCGGAATTTCCGAGTCTCGGCCAATCAAAACACGCTCAGCCTGCCCCGCCGGGTTGCGGCCGAGAGAGTAACTGCTATTTTAGAGCGCGAGCATTTCGATGTTATGTACGTGATGTTGCCGTTTGGCCCACTTTTAGGCTTAACTGCGGTTAAGGCAGCGCAGCGGGCGGGTATCCCGCTGGTTGGAACTTGGCACACCCACCCGGCCTCGCCCTGGCAAGCCGCCGGCTCCAGTTTGTACGGCTGGTTTATCCGCCGCTGGTTACAGCACTTTAAGGCTACGACGAGCGTCTCCGAACCGACTCGGCGCTATGTTCGCCAGCGGTTCGGGGTGGACAGCCTGGTGCTGCCAAACTTTATCGACATAGTCAAATTCCGGGCCGGTCGTCCGCGGGCAGAACTGCGAAACTCGGCGGCTACGATTATGTTTTTTAACCGTCTGAACCGGCGTAAAGGACCGCAGTACCTAATAGCAGCGGCGGCCCGTTTGGCCGCCCGGACAGATGTTAAGTTCAACTTGGTTATTTGCGGCCAGGGTCCGCTTGAAAACCAATTGCGTTCACAGGTAGCTACTTTGGAGTTGGCGGATCGGACTAGGTTTACCGGCTTTGTGCCCGAGGCGGACAAGGCTGATTATTTAGCCAGCGCCGATGTAGTAGTCCAGCCCGCGACCGGCGGCGAAGCCTTTGGCCTAGTTCTGCTCGAGTCAATGGCGGCTGGCGCGGTGACACTCGGCGGCAATAACCCGGGCTTTAGCAGCGTTTTAGGCGGGCGGCCACAACTGTTATTCAACCCCTCAGACGACGTCGCCTTGGCGGATAAGTTGGAACAAATATTGATTAATCCGGCCGAAAAAGACGCGATTATCCGCTGGCAAACCCACCAATTGGCTCAGTACGACATTGAAGTTGTCGGGCCCAGGCTGCTGGCGATACTAATTACCGCCACTAATAAAGCTTGA
- a CDS encoding AI-2E family transporter, which produces MKIEIETRTILRVMVVAFGFWLGLIAIYKLRSVLALLIISFFLALALNPPVSYLSRRIPGGSRALATGIAYLVVLGLLGIFITSTVPPLVSESRKLIETIPQRVEQLRESSQNGLVADVIIRYDLEDEAQELAGNLTGRLGDAGGPIISGIGRATTSLIAFITVLVLTFFMLVEGPQWLELFWSYHPSRRRAHNQALAMRMYAVVTGYVNGQLLIASIAGLASLVIMVAVGIPNAIALAGVILLTGLIPLIGNTLGALVVITVALFQSLPTALIMLVFFIVYQQIENNIIQPYVQSRTLEISPLLVLVAVIVGITLGGLLGGFLAIPTAACLRILLLDYIDQRQRQKAA; this is translated from the coding sequence ATGAAGATCGAGATTGAGACCCGGACAATTTTGCGTGTCATGGTGGTGGCTTTCGGTTTTTGGCTGGGCTTGATCGCCATTTACAAACTTCGTAGCGTACTGGCGTTGCTGATAATCTCTTTCTTCTTGGCCCTAGCCTTAAACCCGCCCGTTAGTTACTTGTCGCGCCGGATTCCTGGCGGCAGCCGGGCGTTAGCAACCGGCATCGCCTACTTGGTGGTATTGGGACTGTTAGGCATATTCATTACCAGTACCGTCCCGCCCCTGGTATCGGAGTCGAGGAAACTGATTGAGACGATTCCCCAGCGGGTCGAACAATTGCGTGAATCCAGTCAAAACGGATTGGTGGCCGATGTGATTATTCGTTACGATCTTGAGGATGAGGCGCAGGAATTGGCCGGTAACTTGACCGGCCGCCTAGGCGACGCTGGCGGACCGATTATAAGTGGCATCGGCCGGGCCACGACGTCGCTCATTGCCTTCATTACGGTCTTGGTCTTGACTTTTTTTATGCTGGTCGAAGGACCGCAATGGCTGGAGTTATTTTGGTCCTACCATCCGTCTCGCCGCCGAGCTCATAACCAAGCCCTAGCCATGCGTATGTACGCTGTCGTTACCGGTTACGTCAACGGCCAGCTGCTGATTGCCTCAATCGCTGGTTTGGCCAGTTTGGTCATTATGGTGGCTGTCGGCATTCCTAACGCCATCGCTCTGGCTGGCGTGATTCTGTTGACTGGGTTGATACCGCTGATTGGTAATACGTTGGGGGCGCTGGTCGTTATTACTGTGGCTTTGTTCCAATCGTTGCCGACAGCACTTATTATGCTGGTCTTCTTTATAGTCTACCAACAGATCGAAAACAACATCATCCAGCCCTATGTCCAGTCGCGAACACTGGAAATATCGCCGCTGCTCGTGCTGGTGGCGGTTATCGTCGGTATCACGCTGGGCGGCTTGCTCGGCGGGTTCTTGGCCATCCCAACCGCCGCCTGCCTAAGAATCCTACTGCTTGATTATATCGACCAGAGGCAACGCCAAAAAGCGGCTTGA
- the cysS gene encoding cysteine--tRNA ligase, protein MKLKIYNTLSKSKVEVERPVGRDFKLFVCGPTVYELAHIGHAKTYTQFDVLARTLKHLGYPLSYLQNITDIDDKIIIRAREQGVDWRRLTRQFEQDYHDDMTALNNVTIDTYARATDHIKDIIRQVEALVKKEFAYQIDNDGIYFEISRFAAYGQLSGRTEIKQDDAQSRIDESDKKRGWNDFCLWKFSKPDEPVWDAPFGAGRPGWHIEDTAITEHFFGPQYDMHGGAVDLIFPHHEAEISQMEASSGLKPFVKYWVHTGFLNIDQAKMSKSQNNFLTIKDTLARLDRPMALRLLFLQSHYRSPINYSQALLNAAAARLSRLQSLADLRFQYFDQPSEDEQELLVRGYSDFIKALADDLNTPRALSVIAAIMDAVEPAGLSSGADSSFVKLLTAVDQTLGLRLLDSADISASQKALIKQRETARKDQDFTAADKLRTQLEQAGIAVRDGPNGPLWARN, encoded by the coding sequence ATGAAACTTAAGATTTATAACACCCTCAGCAAGTCAAAGGTCGAAGTCGAACGACCGGTCGGCCGAGACTTTAAACTGTTCGTTTGTGGCCCGACGGTATACGAGCTAGCTCACATTGGCCACGCTAAGACTTACACCCAATTCGACGTACTCGCCCGGACGCTGAAACACCTCGGTTATCCGCTCAGCTATCTGCAGAACATCACAGACATCGATGACAAAATAATTATCAGAGCCCGGGAACAAGGCGTCGATTGGCGCCGGCTGACCCGCCAGTTCGAGCAAGACTATCATGACGATATGACGGCGCTCAATAACGTCACGATTGATACCTACGCCCGAGCGACCGATCATATCAAAGACATCATTCGGCAGGTCGAGGCGCTGGTAAAAAAAGAGTTTGCTTATCAGATAGACAACGACGGTATCTATTTTGAAATCTCCCGATTCGCCGCCTACGGCCAGCTGTCTGGCCGGACGGAAATCAAGCAGGATGACGCCCAGTCGCGGATCGACGAAAGCGACAAGAAGCGCGGTTGGAATGATTTTTGCCTGTGGAAATTCTCCAAACCAGACGAACCGGTCTGGGATGCCCCGTTCGGCGCCGGACGACCCGGCTGGCACATCGAAGATACTGCCATAACCGAGCATTTTTTCGGTCCGCAGTACGACATGCACGGCGGAGCCGTTGATTTGATTTTTCCGCATCACGAGGCAGAAATATCTCAAATGGAGGCGTCCTCGGGCCTGAAGCCATTCGTTAAATATTGGGTTCATACCGGCTTTTTAAACATCGATCAGGCCAAGATGTCTAAAAGCCAAAATAATTTCTTAACCATTAAAGATACCTTGGCCCGACTCGATCGGCCGATGGCGTTGAGGTTGTTGTTTTTGCAATCGCACTACCGCTCGCCAATTAATTACTCGCAAGCTCTGCTTAATGCGGCGGCGGCGCGTTTGAGCCGCTTACAAAGCTTGGCTGATCTGAGATTCCAATACTTTGACCAACCGAGCGAAGACGAGCAAGAACTATTAGTCCGAGGGTATAGCGACTTTATCAAAGCCCTGGCGGATGATCTTAACACTCCCCGGGCATTGAGCGTGATAGCGGCGATCATGGACGCGGTGGAACCAGCCGGTTTATCAAGCGGGGCGGACTCCAGCTTTGTCAAGCTATTGACTGCTGTCGACCAAACACTCGGGTTGAGATTGCTCGATTCCGCCGATATCTCCGCCAGTCAAAAAGCGCTGATAAAACAGCGCGAAACCGCCCGAAAAGACCAGGATTTCACGGCGGCCGACAAATTGCGCACCCAGCTAGAACAGGCGGGGATAGCAGTCCGAGACGGCCCTAACGGACCGCTCTGGGCCCGCAACTGA
- a CDS encoding bifunctional oligoribonuclease/PAP phosphatase NrnA, whose translation MNEAATLVNAAQSLVVIQGENPDGDSLSSALALEAILTDLKKTVTLVCAVDIPKYLRFLAGWDRVIAKLPAEYDLAIIVDASTQALLTRTIKSPAGHSLAQRQPLIIDHHSSGIDLPFAASQLIQSEAVSTGEIIYQLAKQAGWPISADTAGLLANSIMSDSLGLTSPKTTAKTIYHLAELVELGANLTRLDELRRALNKKPVDIFYYKGQLFERVELALDGRVALVVIPWEEIEQYSDAYNPSMLIIDEMRLIEGVEVAAAFKTYPDGKITCKLRANPTARFMNEVAEHFGGGGHPFAAGFKVFNTPLDTLKSEFINQLRQRLET comes from the coding sequence ATGAACGAGGCTGCAACGCTTGTAAATGCCGCCCAAAGCCTGGTCGTAATTCAGGGTGAGAATCCCGATGGCGACAGTCTTTCCAGTGCTTTAGCGCTGGAAGCCATACTGACGGATTTGAAAAAGACTGTCACGCTCGTTTGCGCCGTGGACATACCCAAATATTTGCGGTTCTTGGCCGGTTGGGACCGGGTTATCGCCAAATTGCCGGCCGAATACGATTTAGCCATCATCGTGGATGCTTCTACTCAGGCTCTCTTGACGCGAACTATCAAAAGCCCGGCCGGCCACTCTTTGGCACAACGCCAGCCGCTAATTATCGACCACCACAGCAGCGGGATCGACCTGCCATTTGCGGCTAGCCAATTAATTCAGTCTGAGGCAGTTTCAACCGGTGAAATAATTTATCAACTGGCCAAACAGGCTGGCTGGCCCATCAGCGCTGATACGGCCGGGTTGTTAGCTAATTCGATTATGTCCGATTCTTTGGGACTGACTTCGCCTAAGACCACCGCTAAAACCATCTATCATCTGGCTGAATTAGTCGAGCTCGGGGCAAATCTAACCCGACTAGACGAACTCCGGCGGGCGCTCAATAAAAAACCGGTCGATATCTTTTACTACAAAGGTCAGTTGTTCGAGCGGGTTGAATTGGCGCTCGACGGCCGGGTGGCTTTGGTCGTCATACCCTGGGAGGAAATCGAGCAATACAGCGACGCCTACAACCCCTCGATGTTGATTATTGACGAGATGCGGCTGATCGAGGGGGTCGAAGTGGCCGCCGCCTTTAAGACCTACCCCGACGGCAAGATCACCTGCAAGCTTCGAGCCAATCCGACGGCCAGGTTCATGAACGAAGTCGCCGAACACTTTGGCGGCGGTGGACATCCATTTGCGGCCGGTTTTAAGGTTTTTAACACGCCGCTAGACACTCTTAAGTCTGAATTTATCAATCAGTTGAGGCAACGTTTAGAAACATGA
- the recR gene encoding recombination mediator RecR produces the protein MPVLPKSINDLIEELGRLPGVGPRTAERYAFYLFKQPANGAGQLAQAITSLHGQVKICPLTFMLIDAKETVSPLYSSSRRDKSKVLVVEEPLDVAAIESTGSFDGTYHVLGGTISPIDGVGPEQLHIAELISRLKTDKVNEVILATNPSVEGESTALFVQKRIKEANRKIKVTRLATGLPAGVDIEYADHITLTKALEGRRTL, from the coding sequence ATGCCGGTCTTGCCTAAGTCCATTAACGACTTGATCGAGGAACTGGGGCGCTTGCCCGGAGTAGGGCCCAGAACCGCGGAGAGATACGCATTCTATCTGTTTAAACAGCCAGCCAACGGCGCCGGACAGCTGGCACAGGCAATTACCAGCTTGCACGGCCAAGTCAAAATCTGCCCGCTGACTTTTATGTTAATTGACGCCAAGGAAACAGTTTCGCCGCTGTATAGCAGCAGCCGGCGCGATAAGTCCAAGGTGCTGGTAGTGGAAGAACCGCTGGATGTAGCCGCCATTGAAAGCACCGGCTCGTTTGACGGCACCTATCATGTTCTGGGCGGGACGATTTCTCCGATCGATGGCGTCGGCCCGGAGCAACTACACATTGCCGAATTAATAAGCCGCCTAAAAACCGACAAGGTCAACGAAGTGATCTTAGCTACTAACCCTAGCGTCGAAGGCGAATCAACAGCCTTGTTCGTTCAAAAAAGGATCAAAGAAGCTAACCGAAAGATCAAAGTGACCCGATTGGCCACCGGTTTGCCAGCCGGAGTGGATATTGAATACGCTGACCATATCACTCTGACCAAGGCCCTGGAAGGACGGCGAACCTTATGA
- a CDS encoding YbaB/EbfC family nucleoid-associated protein has product MMFDQAKMVMQVRKLQKQLAKQIIEVSAGDGAVVVKITGEQKIKKIEIDPEMVNLDNISQLEEWIEAAVKDAINKSQQVAAEKMRPFMGSLGKLGL; this is encoded by the coding sequence ATTATGTTCGATCAAGCCAAAATGGTCATGCAGGTCAGGAAGCTCCAAAAACAGCTGGCCAAACAAATTATTGAAGTCTCGGCCGGTGACGGTGCGGTAGTAGTTAAAATTACCGGCGAGCAGAAAATCAAGAAGATTGAGATCGACCCGGAAATGGTAAACCTCGATAATATTTCCCAGCTAGAGGAGTGGATCGAAGCCGCGGTTAAAGACGCCATTAATAAAAGCCAACAAGTCGCCGCCGAGAAAATGCGTCCGTTTATGGGCAGCCTAGGCAAACTTGGGCTTTAA